CAGCTTCGTCATCCGGGAACGGCCCTTGACATCCAGCTTCCGGGCCCTCTCCATCAGCTCGTCCCGGGTGTGGCCAATCACGTCGACCCCTCCGGCGGTCGGCCGGTTAGTCCCGGCGCCGCCTTTGGCCTGAGGGTCGGAGGGGCCCTTCTCGGGTTTGGGCTCCCAGTGGTCCCCGACCTTCTCGAACGAGTGCTTGAGCGAGGCGAAGGCGGTCTGGTGGGCCCGCGCCTCGTCGTCGTACTGCTCGTGCGCCGCTTCCAGCGTCTTGGCGTAGGTACGCTGGGCCTTCTTCGGCGAACGCTGGATAGTCCCGGGTAGATCCTCTTTGGCGTCATTCGGCACGTCGAACCTCCTGGCTAGATCCCGTTTCTCCAGTAGGCGGGGTGCGTTCGCCCGGGCCCTCGCACCGGCACCGACGATGTCGGGGGACGGTTCTTGCAGCCCGCCTGGAGGAGCTAGGCCCGTAGAACGTGGAGCTGGAAGAAGCCGGCGTCGGCGTCCAGGGTCTCCGACGACCCGAACCCGGCCGCTCTCGCCAGCTCGTGCACAATCGGCGCACGGATGACCGTGCCAATCGCCGCCGAAGGCTGCTCCGCCATCGCCGCCGGCAGGCAGTGGGTGATGCTCCAGCCGTACATCATGCGCTCCATGTCGTCGCCCGGAGCGGTGAACTCGTCGGCCACTTTCTCGTCGGCAACCAGGACCAGCCCGCCCTCGGCGAGCACCTCCCGGGCCGCCCGCAGCACCTCCACCGGGTTCGACATGTCGTGGAGGGCCTCCAGGATGGTGATGAGGTCGAAGGGACCCTCCCGATCCATGGCGGCCGCGTTGGCAAGTTCGAAGCGGACCTCCACGCCGGCTTTCGCCGCGTTCTTCCGGGCGGCGGCAATGCTCTCCGCATCCAGGTCCCAACCGATGACCCTCGCTCCGGGCAGCTGACCCGCCATGGCTATCGCCGCCCAGCCCACACCGCAGCCGAGATCGGCGATCGTAGCTCCGGCGTTCAGGCGTTCGGTCAGCCCGTCGACTGCTCCGATCCACGACGGGACCAGGTCGTGGGTGAACGCCGGTCGATTGACGGCGCCCTGGCCGTGCATCATGTGCGGGCCGTAGTCGGCGAAGGTGACCCCGCCCCCCGTGCGGTAGGCCTCGGTCACCCGGTCCAGGGTCTGGCCGATGCCGACCACGATGTCGGCCAGAGGAGAAACGTGGGTGGGATCCTCCTCCCCCGTGAAGATCGCAGCGGCTTGGCCATCCAGACGGTAAACGCGGGAATCCTGATCTGCCGCCGCGTCGTCCACTGTGAGAAAGCCGGCCACCGCCTGCTGCTCCAGCCACTCCCGGGCGTAGCGCGGGTGGATGCCGGCGGCCTCGGCCAGCCCGGCCGGGGTGTGGGGGGCTTCGGCGAGCACCCGATACAGCCCGAGGGTACGCCCGATGTGGATCGAGAACACCTCGAGCGCCGCCGTCGCCGATGAAATCAGCCGATCCTCCAGCGACTCGGTCGGGGCGATCACGGTCATGCGGGCCTCCTAACAGACTAATTGGTCGGTTAAGTATCGATACCGACTAGTTGGTCTGTCAAGTGGTTAAATGGAAACATGCGAGACGCAGTCACCACGAAGCGCCGGATCCTCGAGGTCGCGCAGGACCTGGTGCTGGACCGGGGGTTCAGCGCCACCACCGTCGATGCCGTAATCGACGCCGCCGGGATCTCCAAGGGAGCCTTTTTTCATCACTTTGCGTCCAAGAACGCCCTCGGGCAGTCGATGCTCGAACGTTACGCCGCAGCCGACGCCGAGATGCTCGAGAGTTTCATGGGCAAGGCGGAAGCAATCTCTGAAGATCCCGCCGAGCAGTTGATAGCGTTCGCCCGGGCGTTCGAGGAGGCTTCCGACGAGCTGTTCTCCGACCCGGGCTGCCTGTTCGTCTCCTTCGTCTACGAGAAGATGCCCGACAGCCGGGAGGCTCACCAGGTCATCCGGAACACCATCGAGTTGTGGCGGAAGCGCCTGGGCGACAAGGTGCGGCAGGCGTTCGCCGAGCGGTCGATCACCGGCACCGACCCGGACTCGCTGGCCGACCTGATGTTCACCACGTTCGAGGGCGCCTTTGTCCTGGCCCGGGCAACCGGTGACCCGAGCGACGTGCGCCGCCAGCTCGGCCACTACCGGCGCTACTTGGAGCTGGTGCTGAATAAGCCGGTCCATGACTGAGACGTTCTGGTATTTCGAGCCTTGCGAAGCGGAGCGGGTGACCATCACCGTTGCCGACATGCCCGAGAACCCTGGCTACTGGGTCCGCGAGCAGGGCCTGGTGGGAACCGACCGCCCGGCAGTACGGGTCACGTACCGCAAGACGGTCTTCTATCTGGACGACGAGTTCGGCAAAGGCTGGCGCAAGGTCACCGAGGAGCAGGGCAGCCCCCAGGCGGCCCACGCCGAGCTGCATCCGGTCGAGGGTTCGGTCCGGTCTCGCGATGCGTGAGGACGTGCCCGCCCCGGGCATACGGCGAAAGTCATGTGGGATTGCCCTTACGGGCAGACATCTGGAACCGCATAGCTTCCAAGAGCAGCCGGGGCTAGAATTTCCACGGATTCCAGCAATAGCTACCGCACTGCCGTCTCAGCCGTAGCAGGTTTTGGCCGGCGTCTTCCTCGCCGTCATTGGACCTGCACGTTGGGGGAAGCTGTCGGATCTCAACAACCGGGAAAGCGCGAGTTTCGGCGGGATCCACGGAGGACCGGATCATGGGGCCAAGCGTGATCGGAGGGGGGAAGCTCAGCGGCTCGCGCTTCATGCCCCACACACCTCAGATGCCGGAGACCCCACAAAGATCTCGCTTCAGTCCCATTGTCGAGCTCCACCGTCTGGCCGGAAATGCGGCTGTGACCCGGATGTTGACGGACTCTCCGCCTATCAACATTCAACGTGATATCGGCCTCGAGATGGAATTCGGCTACGTCGAAACCTTTAGGACTGTGAAGGGGATGTTGGGCAGCAAAAAGAGGGAGAGACTAGGCAAACGCCAGGAGCTCGCCCCTTCCCGTCACGGATTCTTGATCACCGCCGACGATCCGCCCGCTGGTTCATCGGGCGTCCTCTCGGACCTTGAGCTGATAGTGCACCCTCCGGTTGACGACATGAGCCCGCAAGGAAGGGGCCAATTCCAGGCCAGTCTCGTTGCAATGCAGGCTCTAATCTCGTCGCTGGTCGCGTTGACCCCCAAACGAGGGACGGACATCTCGGCCACAAAGTTCGGCGGTGCGGCAGACCTGTTCGTTAGCCCGCAAGGCAGTTCGGCCTTTGACTCAGGCCAGATTCAAGTGACCGCCGGACTCTCCTATCCCGCCCTGGCGCAGATCCGGTCCGGTGCCGCTTACAAGCGATTCGACAGGGCCCTCCAAGCGACAAATTCCGACAAGATCAAGGCTTACGCGATGGGGTCTGGAGGAGCCGGACACGCACCCGAGTATTGGGACGCATGCCGTCGAAGGACAGAGGGGATTATCAGCGTGGGCCGCCTTGAAATAACCGACGACCATCGAGACATTCTGGCCTCGGTAATGAGCCTGATAGTCCAGATTCCAATTTCGGCGTGGCTAAATCGCGGGAATCTGCCCTACCCCAAAGCAGCTGCGCTGCTAATGGCTCGAACAGACTTCTCAGCAATCATTCGCAAGATGCCATGGCCGCTCGGGAAACTCGTCTCCGAGTACCACAGCTGGAACGAGATGCTGCTGGGGGTAGTCAACCAGTTCGTGCCCCAGCAGCTGAAGGAGTCCGATCGCATATTCCCCTCCGCCTTCAGCACCAAAGGCGTTCCTCAGCTTCGCCTTACCCTCGGGGAGTGGTTCTCGGGGATGGGTAGAGAGCTTCCAGTCGACAGGTTGACCGAAGAGGACTATCCCTCGTCGCTCGGCAAGTCCGAGGCGGCGGCGGTCGAAGGACTTGGGGC
This genomic interval from Actinomycetota bacterium contains the following:
- a CDS encoding ChaB family protein; this encodes MPNDAKEDLPGTIQRSPKKAQRTYAKTLEAAHEQYDDEARAHQTAFASLKHSFEKVGDHWEPKPEKGPSDPQAKGGAGTNRPTAGGVDVIGHTRDELMERARKLDVKGRSRMTKL
- a CDS encoding class I SAM-dependent methyltransferase; the encoded protein is MTVIAPTESLEDRLISSATAALEVFSIHIGRTLGLYRVLAEAPHTPAGLAEAAGIHPRYAREWLEQQAVAGFLTVDDAAADQDSRVYRLDGQAAAIFTGEEDPTHVSPLADIVVGIGQTLDRVTEAYRTGGGVTFADYGPHMMHGQGAVNRPAFTHDLVPSWIGAVDGLTERLNAGATIADLGCGVGWAAIAMAGQLPGARVIGWDLDAESIAAARKNAAKAGVEVRFELANAAAMDREGPFDLITILEALHDMSNPVEVLRAAREVLAEGGLVLVADEKVADEFTAPGDDMERMMYGWSITHCLPAAMAEQPSAAIGTVIRAPIVHELARAAGFGSSETLDADAGFFQLHVLRA
- a CDS encoding TetR/AcrR family transcriptional regulator; its protein translation is MRDAVTTKRRILEVAQDLVLDRGFSATTVDAVIDAAGISKGAFFHHFASKNALGQSMLERYAAADAEMLESFMGKAEAISEDPAEQLIAFARAFEEASDELFSDPGCLFVSFVYEKMPDSREAHQVIRNTIELWRKRLGDKVRQAFAERSITGTDPDSLADLMFTTFEGAFVLARATGDPSDVRRQLGHYRRYLELVLNKPVHD